A genome region from Dolichospermum compactum NIES-806 includes the following:
- the ctaD gene encoding cytochrome c oxidase subunit I, giving the protein MTQAQLEEIAHVPNHAEEHGERHWRDFFGFSTDHKVIGIQYLVTSFVFYCIGGVMADLVRTELRTPEVDFVTPEIYNSLFTLHATIMIFLWIVPTGAGFANYLIPLMIGARDMAFPRLNAVAFWMVPPAGVLLVASLAVGDAPDAGWTSYPPLSLVTGQVGEGIWIMSILLLGTSSILGAINFIVTLWKMRVPSMGIFQMPLFCWAMIATSALVLVSTPVLAAALILLGFDLLAGTTFFNPTGGGDPVVYQHMFWFYSHPAVYIMILPFFGAISEILPIHARKPIFGYKAIAFSSLAISFLGLIVWAHHMFTSGVPGWLRMFFMITTMIIAVPTGIKIFGWLATIWGGKIRFTSAMLFAIGFLATFVIGGISGVMLAAVPFDIHVHDTYFVVAHLHYVLFGGSVLGIFAAIYHWFPKMTGRKLNEFWGQVHFALTMIGLNMTFLPMHKLGLMGMNRRIAEYDPKFTSLNQICTYGSYILAVSTLPFIVNAVWCWFYGEKAGNNPWQALTLEWMTSSPPSIENFETLPVLTTGPYDYGVSEERIETEPVLTPQTESAL; this is encoded by the coding sequence ATGACACAAGCACAGTTAGAAGAAATTGCTCATGTCCCTAACCATGCTGAAGAACATGGGGAAAGGCATTGGCGAGACTTTTTCGGTTTTAGTACAGACCATAAGGTAATTGGGATTCAATATCTGGTAACATCCTTTGTTTTTTACTGCATTGGCGGCGTAATGGCTGATTTGGTGCGGACAGAATTACGGACTCCAGAGGTAGATTTTGTTACACCAGAAATTTACAACAGTCTGTTTACTCTCCATGCCACAATCATGATTTTTTTGTGGATTGTGCCAACAGGAGCAGGATTTGCCAACTATTTGATCCCGCTGATGATTGGGGCGAGAGATATGGCATTTCCGCGTCTGAATGCGGTAGCTTTTTGGATGGTTCCCCCCGCAGGTGTATTACTGGTTGCTAGTTTGGCGGTAGGTGATGCCCCGGATGCTGGTTGGACTTCTTACCCACCTCTGAGTTTGGTGACAGGCCAGGTGGGTGAGGGGATTTGGATTATGAGTATCCTGCTTTTAGGAACTTCTTCGATTTTGGGGGCGATTAATTTTATCGTCACCCTTTGGAAGATGCGTGTTCCCAGTATGGGCATTTTCCAAATGCCTTTGTTTTGTTGGGCGATGATTGCAACTTCGGCTTTGGTGTTGGTATCTACACCCGTGTTAGCTGCGGCTTTGATTTTGCTGGGTTTTGATTTGCTGGCAGGAACAACGTTTTTTAACCCGACTGGTGGGGGAGATCCTGTTGTTTACCAACATATGTTCTGGTTCTATTCTCATCCGGCGGTTTATATTATGATTTTGCCTTTCTTTGGGGCAATTTCGGAAATTCTGCCAATTCATGCCCGGAAACCAATTTTTGGTTATAAAGCGATCGCTTTTTCATCTCTAGCTATCAGCTTTTTAGGGTTAATCGTTTGGGCGCACCATATGTTTACCAGCGGTGTTCCCGGTTGGTTGCGGATGTTTTTCATGATCACGACAATGATCATCGCTGTCCCCACTGGGATTAAAATTTTCGGTTGGTTGGCAACTATTTGGGGTGGTAAAATCCGCTTCACCAGTGCCATGTTGTTTGCTATCGGCTTTTTAGCAACTTTTGTGATTGGTGGCATTAGCGGGGTAATGTTGGCCGCAGTTCCTTTTGATATTCACGTTCACGATACTTACTTTGTGGTGGCACATCTCCACTATGTTTTGTTTGGTGGCAGTGTGTTAGGAATTTTTGCGGCTATTTATCACTGGTTCCCGAAAATGACGGGACGGAAACTGAACGAATTTTGGGGTCAGGTGCATTTTGCCTTAACCATGATTGGTTTAAATATGACTTTCTTGCCCATGCACAAACTGGGATTAATGGGTATGAACCGCCGCATTGCTGAATATGATCCTAAGTTCACAAGTTTGAATCAAATCTGTACTTACGGATCTTATATATTGGCGGTTTCGACATTACCATTTATCGTCAATGCGGTTTGGTGTTGGTTCTATGGGGAAAAAGCGGGCAATAATCCTTGGCAAGCACTGACTTTGGAATGGATGACTTCTTCCCCTCCTAGTATTGAGAATTTTGAAACTCTCCCTGTTTTGACTACTGGTCCATACGATTATGGGGTCAGTGAGGAAAGAATTGAAACTGAACCTGTGTTAACTCCCCAAACTGAATCAGCACTTTAG
- a CDS encoding cytochrome c oxidase subunit 3 codes for MQGQIIDTATTELDHHAVISHHEAHPDHRLTGLFMFLVAEGMIFMGLFGAYLTYRSTIPVWPPTGTPELELLLPTVNTSILIASSFVMHNADTAIKKNDTKGMRFWLAITAVMGAIFLAGQVYEYTHLEFGLTTNLFASTFYVLTGFHGLHVTIGVLAILAVLWRSLTPGHYSNENHFGIEAAEIYWHFVDVIWIILFGLLYLL; via the coding sequence ATGCAAGGTCAAATTATTGACACGGCGACAACTGAACTAGATCACCATGCGGTGATTTCTCATCATGAAGCACATCCAGATCATCGCTTGACTGGTCTATTTATGTTTTTGGTGGCTGAGGGCATGATTTTTATGGGTTTGTTTGGTGCATACCTGACTTACCGTTCAACTATTCCTGTCTGGCCACCGACAGGGACACCGGAATTAGAATTGTTGTTACCCACTGTGAATACTTCTATTTTGATAGCTAGTAGTTTTGTGATGCACAATGCTGATACGGCTATTAAAAAGAATGATACGAAGGGAATGCGGTTTTGGTTGGCAATTACCGCTGTCATGGGGGCGATTTTTTTGGCGGGTCAGGTTTATGAATATACTCATTTGGAGTTTGGTCTGACTACCAATTTATTCGCTAGTACATTTTATGTGTTGACTGGTTTTCACGGCTTGCACGTTACTATCGGCGTTTTAGCGATTTTAGCAGTTTTGTGGCGATCGCTTACTCCCGGACACTACAGCAATGAAAACCACTTCGGTATTGAAGCAGCGGAAATTTACTGGCACTTTGTAGACGTAATTTGGATTATTTTATTCGGATTACTCTATTTACTCTAG